The following proteins are encoded in a genomic region of Arcobacter cloacae:
- a CDS encoding thiamine-phosphate pyrophosphorylase — protein MNENYLRLIDANLNRLREGIRVVEDIFRYVYNDKQTAIKLKELRHLSRLENYIELLETRDVKNDVLRSSIKSEQNRGDLYSILIANFKRAQESSRVLEEFTKLTSIKDSENFKYIRYELYNLEIVLTKITSNSK, from the coding sequence ATGAATGAAAACTACTTAAGACTTATTGATGCAAACCTAAATCGACTTCGTGAGGGAATTCGTGTTGTTGAAGATATATTTAGATATGTTTACAATGATAAGCAAACTGCTATAAAACTAAAAGAACTAAGACACTTATCAAGATTAGAAAATTATATTGAATTACTTGAAACTAGAGATGTTAAAAATGATGTTTTAAGAAGTTCTATTAAAAGTGAACAAAATAGAGGTGATTTATACTCTATTTTAATTGCTAACTTCAAAAGAGCCCAAGAGAGTTCAAGAGTTCTTGAAGAGTTTACAAAACTTACTTCTATAAAAGATAGTGAAAATTTCAAATATATTAGATATGAACTTTATAATTTAGAAATTGTTTTAACAAAAATAACTTCAAATTCCAAATAA
- the frr gene encoding ribosome recycling factor — protein MLEEVYAQTKEHMEKSIESLKKDYKSLRTGKVSTNILDGIKVDYYGTPTDLSQVGSVLAPDATTITISPWEKNLLGPIEKAIQTANIGVNPNNDGQIIKLFFPPMTVEQRQETAKQAKGMTDNAKVAIRNIRQNSNTKIKNLLKDKAITEDESKKAQDEIQKITDSYVSKADDTFKAKEAEILKV, from the coding sequence ATGTTAGAAGAAGTTTATGCCCAAACAAAAGAGCATATGGAAAAATCGATTGAATCATTAAAAAAAGATTACAAATCTTTAAGAACTGGAAAAGTTAGCACTAATATTTTAGATGGTATTAAAGTAGATTATTATGGTACACCTACTGATTTAAGTCAAGTTGGTTCTGTTTTAGCTCCTGATGCTACAACAATTACTATAAGTCCATGGGAAAAGAATCTTTTAGGACCAATTGAAAAAGCTATTCAAACTGCAAATATTGGAGTAAATCCAAATAATGATGGTCAAATAATAAAACTATTTTTCCCTCCAATGACTGTTGAACAAAGACAAGAAACGGCTAAACAAGCAAAAGGTATGACTGATAATGCAAAAGTTGCAATTAGAAATATCAGACAAAACTCTAATACAAAAATCAAAAATTTATTAAAAGATAAAGCTATTACTGAAGATGAAAGTAAAAAAGCTCAAGATGAAATCCAAAAAATTACTGATTCTTATGTTTCAAAAGCAGATGATACATTCAAAGCTAAAGAAGCTGAAATCTTAAAAGTATAA
- a CDS encoding mechanosensitive ion channel domain-containing protein: protein MKFLLLIFLFVLNLVALPIDKTWYEESTENLEKLYQEQIKKISSDKENLSNEDKEHIDYQILLLKKLSTLIKQESSFNLKEIENIEDLESYIKKIKEYIKLEQELVSRKNESEENIKKIEELEEQISKLTEKDSITTINSQLLYAFYKLKNKQNKIILDEYVKYQNNFRKILLESLKTIKIPNNETLQSKIEKIENSYQQILKDERRLSLALDKAKISENESKINSLNTEISILLNEKSKIIENLVYTKIESLIPFLQNKDSKYFEINKALQDFIDKNSKGYTRLTELLKYLSREHLGVTKTTFADTKESFYDIIKYSWQEINNPIIPIGDGISILAITKFLLIFIFGFSVATFYKKKISNSNAHYLRTTSIATRTMLANLGYYFLVAITFIFGLKSVGIDLSSLTILVGALSVGIGFGLQNIVSNFISGIILIFEKSIQVGHIIEISSGLRGKVSQINMRSSVVTTFDNIDIIIPNSTLIQNNVTNLTFSDDIRRLNVPFGVAYGCDIDEVIGIVLNSLQNSDLIFIRNMPTKAPKVRMTSMNTSSIDFELLVWISENPDENGVGSSNMSDFLIFLYKTLQKNNIEIPFPQMDVHLKRS from the coding sequence ATGAAATTTTTACTATTAATTTTTCTATTTGTTTTAAATCTTGTTGCCTTACCTATTGACAAAACTTGGTATGAAGAATCAACTGAGAATTTGGAAAAGTTGTATCAAGAACAAATTAAAAAAATTAGTTCAGATAAGGAAAATTTATCAAATGAAGATAAAGAGCATATTGATTATCAAATTTTATTGTTAAAAAAACTATCTACTTTAATAAAACAAGAGAGTAGCTTTAATTTAAAAGAGATAGAAAATATTGAAGATTTAGAAAGCTATATAAAAAAAATAAAAGAGTACATAAAACTTGAACAAGAACTTGTAAGTAGAAAAAATGAATCTGAAGAAAATATCAAAAAAATTGAAGAATTAGAGGAGCAGATATCAAAATTAACAGAGAAAGATTCTATTACAACTATAAATTCTCAATTACTTTATGCTTTTTATAAATTAAAGAATAAACAAAATAAAATAATTCTTGATGAATATGTTAAATACCAAAACAATTTTAGAAAAATTTTACTTGAAAGTTTAAAAACTATAAAAATACCAAATAATGAAACTTTGCAATCTAAAATAGAGAAAATAGAAAATAGTTATCAACAAATTTTAAAAGATGAAAGAAGATTATCTCTTGCATTAGATAAAGCAAAAATTAGTGAAAATGAATCAAAAATAAATTCATTAAATACTGAAATATCAATATTATTAAATGAAAAATCAAAAATTATCGAAAACTTAGTTTATACAAAAATAGAATCTTTAATCCCTTTTTTACAAAATAAAGATTCAAAATATTTTGAAATAAATAAAGCTTTACAAGATTTTATTGATAAAAACTCAAAAGGATATACCCGATTAACTGAACTTCTAAAATATTTATCGAGGGAGCATCTAGGAGTTACAAAAACAACTTTTGCAGATACTAAAGAGAGTTTTTACGATATTATAAAATATTCGTGGCAAGAGATAAATAATCCAATTATTCCAATTGGAGATGGAATTTCTATTTTAGCAATTACAAAATTTTTATTAATTTTTATTTTTGGTTTTTCGGTTGCAACATTTTATAAGAAAAAAATATCAAACTCTAATGCTCACTATTTAAGAACAACTTCTATTGCAACAAGAACTATGCTTGCAAATTTAGGATATTACTTTTTAGTTGCTATAACCTTTATTTTTGGTTTAAAGTCTGTTGGTATTGATTTATCTTCACTTACAATTTTAGTTGGAGCATTATCAGTTGGTATCGGGTTTGGTTTACAAAATATTGTTTCAAATTTTATATCAGGAATTATTTTAATATTTGAAAAATCAATTCAAGTTGGTCACATAATAGAAATTTCATCGGGACTTAGAGGAAAAGTTTCTCAAATAAATATGAGAAGTAGTGTTGTGACAACCTTTGATAATATTGATATTATTATTCCAAACTCAACATTGATTCAAAATAATGTGACAAATCTTACTTTTTCAGATGATATTAGAAGATTAAATGTTCCTTTTGGGGTAGCTTATGGTTGTGATATTGATGAAGTAATAGGAATTGTACTAAACTCTTTACAAAATAGTGATTTAATTTTCATAAGAAATATGCCAACAAAAGCTCCAAAAGTTAGAATGACTTCTATGAATACAAGCTCAATTGATTTTGAATTACTTGTTTGGATAAGTGAAAATCCTGATGAAAATGGAGTTGGTTCTTCTAACATGTCAGATTTTTTAATTTTTTTATATAAAACTCTACAAAAAAATAATATCGAAATTCCATTCCCTCAAATGGATGTACATTTAAAAAGAAGTTAG
- a CDS encoding Bax inhibitor-1/YccA family protein, which translates to MYNRDYLSNQSSQYTQESSQVQLMSFLKATYQLFAGSLLAATAGSYIGLGIVSYLMGGIKWVLFGAVIAMVWFVIPRVKHKPGINLLALFALTFMTGLMIAPLLASIFAMPGGASIVGQAFLMTSVAFGGISMFAMTTKRDFSSMGKFLFIALIIMIVAGISNIFIQSSLFQLAIASAGALLFSAFILYDTQNIIKGNYDSPVEAALSLYLDFFNLFVSLLQILGIMNSGDKE; encoded by the coding sequence ATGTATAATAGAGATTATTTATCAAATCAATCTTCACAATATACACAAGAATCATCTCAAGTTCAGTTGATGAGTTTCTTAAAAGCTACATATCAACTATTTGCTGGTTCTTTATTAGCTGCAACTGCTGGATCATATATTGGTCTTGGCATTGTTTCATATTTAATGGGTGGAATTAAGTGGGTATTATTTGGTGCAGTAATTGCAATGGTATGGTTTGTTATACCAAGAGTAAAACACAAACCAGGAATTAATTTACTTGCATTATTTGCTTTAACATTTATGACAGGATTAATGATTGCTCCATTGTTAGCTTCAATTTTTGCAATGCCAGGTGGTGCATCTATTGTAGGTCAAGCATTTTTAATGACATCAGTTGCATTTGGTGGAATTTCAATGTTTGCAATGACAACTAAAAGAGATTTCTCTTCAATGGGGAAATTTTTATTTATTGCTTTAATTATAATGATTGTTGCAGGTATTTCTAATATCTTTATTCAATCTTCATTATTTCAATTAGCAATTGCAAGTGCTGGAGCATTATTATTCTCTGCATTTATTTTATATGATACGCAAAATATCATCAAAGGTAATTATGATTCACCTGTTGAAGCGGCATTATCTTTATATTTAGATTTCTTTAATCTATTTGTATCTTTATTACAAATTTTAGGGATTATGAATAGTGGAGATAAAGAATAA
- a CDS encoding methyltransferase → MSVKNQFSKYAREYQNHNIIQQIVAKSLVRELTFQPKRILELGCGSGQVFSHISWEIDFYKAIDFSASMCELHPKASNIEVKCFDFDTQEFLNEIKNDSYDIVLSSSALQWSKDLSKIIKHLSYITNEINAVLFTSNTFKTIQKITKTKSPILDESSIKEAFSKYFECEFETIMYKLEFDDKKELFDYIKKSGVSGGNTSLDFKEAKKLYKEYNLNYLEFEVIFVKTISKL, encoded by the coding sequence TTGTCAGTTAAAAATCAATTCTCAAAATATGCAAGAGAGTATCAAAATCATAATATTATTCAGCAAATAGTGGCAAAATCACTTGTAAGAGAATTAACATTTCAACCAAAAAGAATTTTAGAATTAGGTTGTGGTTCAGGTCAAGTATTTAGTCATATTTCTTGGGAAATTGATTTTTATAAAGCAATAGATTTTTCAGCTTCAATGTGTGAATTACATCCAAAAGCTAGTAATATAGAGGTAAAATGTTTTGATTTTGATACGCAAGAGTTCTTAAATGAAATAAAAAATGATTCTTATGATATAGTATTATCTTCTTCAGCATTACAATGGTCAAAGGATTTATCTAAAATTATCAAACATCTTTCTTATATAACAAATGAAATAAATGCAGTTTTATTTACTTCTAATACTTTTAAAACAATACAAAAAATCACAAAAACAAAATCACCTATTTTAGATGAATCATCTATAAAAGAGGCATTTTCAAAATATTTTGAATGTGAATTTGAAACGATAATGTATAAGTTAGAGTTTGATGATAAAAAAGAACTATTTGATTATATAAAAAAATCAGGAGTAAGTGGAGGAAATACATCTTTAGATTTTAAAGAAGCAAAAAAATTATACAAAGAGTATAATTTAAATTATTTGGAATTTGAAGTTATTTTTGTTAAAACAATTTCTAAATTATAA
- a CDS encoding polysaccharide deacetylase family protein, with protein sequence MKYFLLLCLSYLYLNANGHIFVYHRFGDSKHESTNTSIKELEQQFDYLKKNNYEVVALSKMIDKLSKKENIPDNWVAFTIDDAYKSFYHNGLEIFKKYNYPFTLFVYVEATDKKYGDFMNWEEIKEASKYGEIELHSYSHKQLVKLSDEEIYYDTKKSFDIFEKEMGFKPKGYSYPYGEYDDRVKNIIKKFDFKYIANQNNGSVNKNSDIFDLNRVALVGKVDLKEKLKYKTLEVDWIEPQFYPKDGILTKVSAKVSPKIKNAKLFISTYGWQDIKVKNGIIDIKLDKKLNLNRNRVAISTDYYTISNKLLIK encoded by the coding sequence ATGAAGTATTTCTTACTTCTTTGTTTATCTTATCTTTATTTAAATGCAAATGGACATATTTTTGTATATCATCGTTTTGGTGATTCTAAACACGAAAGTACAAATACTTCTATTAAAGAATTAGAACAACAATTTGATTATTTAAAAAAAAATAATTATGAAGTTGTTGCTCTTTCTAAAATGATAGATAAACTTAGTAAAAAAGAGAATATTCCTGATAATTGGGTAGCATTTACAATTGATGATGCATACAAAAGTTTTTATCACAATGGGCTTGAAATATTTAAAAAATATAACTATCCATTTACACTTTTTGTTTATGTTGAAGCAACTGATAAAAAGTATGGTGATTTTATGAATTGGGAAGAGATAAAAGAAGCATCAAAATATGGTGAAATTGAACTACACTCTTATTCTCATAAACAATTAGTTAAGTTATCTGATGAAGAAATTTATTATGATACAAAAAAATCTTTTGATATTTTTGAAAAAGAGATGGGATTTAAACCCAAAGGATATTCATACCCTTATGGAGAATATGATGACAGGGTTAAAAACATTATAAAAAAGTTTGATTTTAAGTATATTGCAAATCAAAATAATGGCTCTGTAAATAAAAATAGTGATATTTTTGATTTAAATAGAGTTGCATTAGTTGGAAAAGTAGACTTAAAAGAAAAACTAAAATATAAAACATTAGAAGTTGATTGGATAGAACCACAATTCTATCCTAAAGATGGAATTTTGACAAAAGTAAGTGCCAAAGTTAGTCCCAAAATAAAAAATGCAAAATTATTTATATCAACTTATGGTTGGCAAGATATCAAAGTTAAAAATGGTATAATAGATATCAAATTAGATAAAAAATTAAATCTAAATAGAAATAGAGTTGCAATTAGTACAGATTACTACACTATTTCAAATAAATTATTAATCAAATAA
- the moaC gene encoding cyclic pyranopterin monophosphate synthase MoaC — translation MNLTHLDNNNRPKMVDVSNKMETQRIAIASGEISMSKEAFDAIVSNTTKKGPVLQTAVIAAIMGVKKTSDLIPMCHPLLLSGINCDIEEKPLLPGFKLIVTAKLNGQTGVEMEALTGVSIGLLTIYDMVKAIDKSMIISNVQLEKKSGGKSGDFERNI, via the coding sequence TTGAATTTAACCCATCTTGATAATAATAATAGACCTAAAATGGTTGATGTTTCAAATAAAATGGAAACTCAAAGAATAGCTATTGCTTCAGGTGAAATATCAATGTCAAAAGAAGCTTTTGATGCAATTGTAAGTAATACTACAAAAAAAGGTCCTGTTTTACAAACAGCTGTAATTGCAGCTATTATGGGAGTAAAAAAAACTTCTGATTTAATACCAATGTGCCATCCTTTGCTATTAAGTGGCATAAATTGTGATATTGAAGAAAAACCATTACTTCCTGGCTTTAAATTAATTGTAACAGCAAAATTAAATGGTCAAACAGGTGTTGAAATGGAAGCACTAACAGGGGTTTCTATTGGATTATTAACAATATATGATATGGTTAAAGCAATTGATAAATCTATGATAATTTCAAATGTACAATTAGAGAAAAAATCAGGTGGGAAAAGTGGTGATTTTGAAAGGAACATATAA
- a CDS encoding HP0495 family protein — protein MIDLSKEKLELNYPCNWEYKLVVLEHINIKMTVKEIILNREHKVKESKVSAKGKFKSYTLELLVHNEDDRKELFKQLGEHENIKMVL, from the coding sequence ATGATTGATTTAAGCAAAGAAAAATTAGAACTAAATTATCCATGTAATTGGGAATATAAACTAGTAGTTCTAGAACATATAAATATCAAAATGACTGTAAAAGAGATTATTTTAAACCGTGAACACAAAGTAAAAGAATCAAAAGTAAGTGCAAAAGGAAAATTTAAAAGCTACACTTTAGAGTTACTTGTTCATAATGAAGATGATAGAAAAGAGTTATTCAAACAACTAGGAGAGCATGAGAATATAAAGATGGTACTATAA
- the secG gene encoding preprotein translocase subunit SecG: MTSTLLIVQFVLAILLTIIILLQKSSSIGLGAYSGSNDSLFGAKGPANFLTKATMALGLVFVINTLVLGYLYNEQRNQSAVDRIQTDSLIPSTPITQTPVAPTAPEQPLVPTVPENK, encoded by the coding sequence ATGACATCTACACTTTTAATCGTTCAGTTTGTTTTAGCAATTTTACTAACAATAATCATTTTACTTCAAAAAAGTTCAAGTATTGGTCTTGGAGCATATAGTGGAAGTAATGATTCGTTATTTGGAGCAAAAGGTCCAGCAAATTTCTTAACAAAAGCAACGATGGCATTAGGTTTAGTATTTGTAATAAACACTCTTGTGTTAGGTTACTTGTACAATGAACAAAGAAATCAAAGTGCTGTTGATAGAATTCAAACAGATTCTTTAATACCCTCAACACCTATAACACAAACTCCTGTGGCTCCAACTGCTCCTGAGCAACCATTAGTGCCAACTGTTCCAGAAAATAAATAA
- a CDS encoding RDD family protein, with the protein MAKWRDVKQNKIQQEKVVEKNPKLQKSNLASLPLRLKAFLTDTFLITTPIFYIVIYLIMGSGEEFAQNRVLGWGIIFAVHATIILIFWLKNGQTPGLKAYDIKLVDNNTKQRVSVIQVLVRYITTLFAVVSIFLLFIPFFNKEKKTFQDILSNTIIINDK; encoded by the coding sequence GTGGCAAAATGGAGAGATGTAAAACAAAATAAAATTCAGCAAGAAAAAGTTGTTGAAAAAAATCCTAAATTACAAAAAAGTAATTTAGCATCTCTTCCTCTAAGATTAAAAGCTTTCTTAACAGATACTTTTTTAATCACTACTCCTATTTTTTACATAGTTATCTATTTAATTATGGGAAGTGGTGAAGAATTCGCTCAAAATAGAGTTTTAGGATGGGGAATAATATTTGCAGTTCATGCAACTATCATTTTAATATTTTGGCTAAAAAATGGTCAAACTCCAGGACTTAAAGCTTATGATATAAAACTTGTTGATAATAATACAAAACAAAGAGTTTCTGTTATCCAAGTTCTAGTTAGATACATAACAACTCTATTTGCTGTTGTATCAATCTTTTTACTTTTTATTCCATTTTTTAATAAAGAGAAAAAAACATTTCAAGATATTCTTTCAAATACTATTATAATCAACGATAAATAA
- a CDS encoding zinc transporter ZntB: MPNSPVKAFLLDKKGSALELTYEELDSVDRIDKILWVHFDYSSKEAIEWIRNRSNIDSVAIDALLTEETRPRTTILGEALLIALRGVNLNPNSKPEDMISIRLYISPNLIISTRKRNLLSIDEIIEDLKNSKGVKSSAQFLVQLTRRVTDRMDMVIDEIQDRTDLLEENFIDSTNTEYRSEILAIRRETIILKRYLSPQKEALIKLYNEKISWIDEYQRIELRETNDQLMRHIEELDTIRDKVILIQEELVNSMNEQLNKKMYMLSIISAIFLPLTFLTGLLGINIGGIPGAENENAFYIFLVILSIVITFQFFIFKKKKWL, translated from the coding sequence ATGCCAAATAGTCCCGTAAAAGCTTTTTTACTTGATAAAAAAGGTTCAGCTTTAGAATTAACTTATGAAGAGTTAGATAGTGTTGATAGAATAGATAAAATTTTATGGGTACATTTTGATTATTCAAGTAAAGAGGCAATTGAGTGGATTAGAAATAGAAGTAACATTGATTCCGTTGCTATTGATGCACTTTTAACTGAAGAGACAAGACCTAGAACCACTATTTTAGGTGAAGCCTTACTTATTGCATTAAGAGGTGTAAATTTAAATCCTAACTCTAAACCTGAGGATATGATATCAATTAGACTTTATATTTCACCTAATTTGATTATTAGTACAAGAAAAAGAAACCTTTTATCTATTGATGAAATAATAGAGGATTTAAAAAACTCTAAAGGTGTGAAATCTTCTGCACAGTTTTTAGTGCAATTAACAAGAAGAGTAACTGATAGAATGGATATGGTTATTGATGAAATTCAAGATAGAACAGATTTATTAGAAGAAAATTTTATTGATTCAACAAACACAGAATATAGAAGTGAAATTTTAGCAATTAGAAGAGAAACTATAATTCTAAAAAGATATCTTTCTCCACAAAAAGAGGCATTAATAAAACTTTATAATGAAAAAATATCTTGGATAGATGAGTATCAAAGAATAGAATTAAGAGAGACAAATGACCAGTTAATGAGACATATAGAAGAACTTGATACTATTAGAGATAAGGTAATTTTAATTCAAGAAGAGTTGGTAAATAGTATGAATGAACAACTAAATAAAAAAATGTATATGTTATCTATAATTTCAGCAATTTTCTTACCACTTACATTTTTAACAGGACTTTTAGGAATAAATATCGGTGGAATTCCAGGTGCTGAAAATGAAAATGCATTTTATATATTTTTAGTTATTTTATCTATAGTTATAACTTTTCAGTTTTTTATTTTTAAGAAAAAGAAGTGGTTATAA
- the rpsU gene encoding 30S ribosomal protein S21, protein MPGIKVKDSESFDEAYRRFKKQCDRNLIVTETRARRYFEPMTEIRKKQKISARKKMLKRLYMLRRYESRL, encoded by the coding sequence GTGCCAGGCATTAAAGTTAAGGATAGCGAATCTTTTGACGAAGCTTATAGAAGGTTTAAGAAACAATGTGATAGAAATCTTATTGTTACTGAAACTAGAGCTAGAAGATATTTTGAACCAATGACAGAGATCAGAAAAAAACAAAAAATATCAGCTAGAAAGAAAATGTTAAAAAGATTATATATGTTAAGAAGATACGAATCAAGATTATAA
- the pyrE gene encoding orotate phosphoribosyltransferase, which yields MNVEQIYKDANALLEGHFKLSSGNYSKFYLQSAKVLEDPKTAKLLADALAEQIRKSGIKVDAVCSPALGGLIAGFALATALDVRFIFAERAEGEMTIRRGFEVKEGETYIICEDIITTGGSALEAAREVEKAGGIVVAYAALANRGFCSRVGSDIERKDNCKLPLDKPLFALEDFAFQMYTPDECDFKEIAYKPGSRGN from the coding sequence ATGAACGTAGAACAAATATACAAAGATGCAAATGCTTTATTAGAGGGGCATTTTAAATTAAGTAGTGGGAATTACTCTAAATTTTATTTACAATCAGCAAAAGTTTTAGAAGATCCTAAAACTGCAAAATTACTAGCAGATGCACTAGCAGAACAAATTAGAAAATCTGGAATTAAAGTGGATGCTGTTTGTTCTCCTGCACTTGGTGGATTAATAGCTGGTTTTGCCCTTGCAACTGCTTTGGATGTAAGATTTATTTTTGCAGAACGAGCAGAAGGTGAAATGACTATTAGAAGAGGTTTTGAAGTTAAAGAAGGTGAAACTTATATTATCTGTGAAGATATTATTACAACTGGTGGAAGTGCACTTGAAGCTGCTAGAGAAGTTGAAAAAGCTGGTGGAATTGTAGTTGCTTATGCAGCATTAGCAAACAGAGGATTCTGTTCAAGAGTTGGAAGTGATATTGAAAGAAAAGATAACTGTAAATTACCTTTAGATAAACCACTTTTTGCTTTAGAAGATTTTGCATTCCAAATGTACACTCCTGATGAGTGTGATTTTAAAGAGATTGCTTATAAACCAGGAAGTAGAGGAAACTAA
- the surE gene encoding 5'/3'-nucleotidase SurE, translating to MKQILITNDDGYDAVGLKALIEALTSIAKITVVAPARNKSACGHSLTLDKPLRMVSVSDDFYKIDDGTPTDCIYISISNLFKEGYKPDLVISGINIGANMGEDITYSGTAAGAMEAVIHGIPSIAISQVCVDNCQDIKNGWDFELAKKTIYELALKILNGNFPLDERKFLNVNIPPIKASACKGIKVTKAGFREYGNDTHRHLNPRGEEYYWIGLHPLIWKSSENKDCDFEAIKANYVSITPIMLDMTSYNDIKSIENWLTK from the coding sequence ATGAAACAAATACTAATAACCAATGATGATGGATATGATGCAGTTGGATTAAAAGCATTAATTGAAGCTTTAACTTCTATTGCAAAAATCACAGTTGTTGCACCAGCACGTAACAAATCAGCTTGTGGTCACTCTTTAACTTTGGATAAACCATTAAGAATGGTAAGTGTTTCTGATGATTTTTACAAAATTGATGATGGAACACCTACTGATTGTATATATATTTCAATCTCTAATCTATTCAAAGAAGGATATAAACCAGATTTAGTAATAAGTGGTATTAATATTGGTGCAAATATGGGTGAAGATATAACTTACAGTGGAACAGCAGCTGGTGCTATGGAAGCAGTTATTCACGGGATTCCCTCTATTGCAATTTCTCAAGTTTGTGTGGATAATTGTCAAGATATAAAAAATGGTTGGGATTTTGAATTAGCGAAAAAAACAATTTATGAATTAGCTTTAAAAATTCTAAATGGTAACTTTCCATTAGATGAAAGAAAGTTTTTAAATGTTAATATTCCACCTATAAAAGCCTCAGCTTGTAAAGGTATAAAAGTTACAAAAGCAGGATTTAGAGAGTATGGAAATGATACCCATAGACATTTAAATCCAAGAGGTGAAGAGTATTATTGGATAGGACTACATCCTTTAATTTGGAAATCTTCAGAAAATAAAGATTGCGACTTTGAAGCAATAAAAGCAAATTATGTATCAATTACACCAATCATGCTTGATATGACTTCTTATAATGATATAAAATCAATTGAAAATTGGTTAACAAAATAA
- a CDS encoding MFS transporter has product MLFFNLSAFYFFYFAAVGVYVIFLPKVLHDIGYSTFDIGIILAIPLLMKFITPFMFLKYIKLDKNMFKTALAILLILSSLFYLTLENFYLFLINNALLGVCLSLILPYLEVTAVSNLGKEKYGKSRLFGSIGFAIISLVLAKFLTQPYVAIHFYLVLNILTVIFALLLLKFDMEQKEEDTKIPFSFLKFLPFWLSLFFMQISFGAFYNFFTIYETQNGISLEMTSYLWSFGVLCEILMLYFQAPLLKNNLLNIIKFCVAITTLRWLLLYLYPDSLGITFFTQSIHAFSFGLYHSAVIIYLFTLYENKKLAQQFMYGVTYGLGGFIGALVSGAVYGEFLFLYSALFSLLSFFALYFIKKV; this is encoded by the coding sequence ATGCTTTTTTTTAATTTATCTGCATTTTATTTCTTTTATTTTGCAGCAGTTGGAGTTTATGTAATATTTTTACCAAAGGTACTTCACGATATTGGATACAGTACTTTTGATATTGGTATTATTTTAGCTATTCCTTTGTTAATGAAATTTATAACACCTTTTATGTTTTTAAAATATATTAAACTTGATAAAAATATGTTCAAAACAGCACTTGCTATTTTACTTATTTTATCATCCCTATTTTATTTAACATTAGAAAATTTTTATCTTTTTTTGATTAATAATGCTCTTTTGGGAGTCTGTTTATCTTTGATTTTACCCTATCTTGAAGTAACTGCTGTTTCAAATTTAGGAAAAGAGAAATATGGGAAATCAAGACTTTTTGGCTCAATTGGTTTTGCAATAATCTCTTTGGTTTTAGCAAAATTTTTAACACAACCTTATGTTGCAATTCATTTTTATTTGGTTTTAAATATTTTAACTGTGATTTTCGCCCTATTACTTTTAAAATTTGATATGGAACAAAAAGAAGAAGATACAAAAATCCCTTTTTCATTTTTAAAATTCTTACCATTTTGGTTAAGCCTATTTTTCATGCAAATAAGTTTTGGGGCTTTTTATAACTTCTTTACTATTTATGAAACCCAAAATGGAATTAGTCTTGAAATGACTTCATATCTTTGGTCTTTTGGTGTTCTTTGTGAAATTTTGATGCTTTATTTTCAAGCACCACTTTTAAAAAATAATCTTTTAAATATCATAAAATTTTGTGTTGCAATTACAACTCTTAGATGGCTATTATTATATTTATATCCTGATTCTTTAGGAATTACATTTTTCACCCAATCTATTCATGCTTTTTCTTTTGGGCTTTATCATAGTGCTGTGATTATTTATTTATTTACTCTTTACGAAAACAAAAAATTAGCTCAACAATTCATGTATGGAGTTACTTATGGACTTGGTGGATTTATAGGAGCTTTAGTTTCAGGTGCCGTTTATGGGGAGTTCTTATTCCTTTATAGTGCATTATTTTCTCTTTTATCTTTTTTTGCACTTTATTTCATAAAAAAAGTGTAG